GAACAGATCGCGGATCTCTGCGATCTTGCCGGCATTGCGGCTGGCGACCAGAATCTCGCTCAGCGGTGCGTGTGCCATTCTCTATTCCCCAGTGTCAGGCGACAGTAGACTTCTGCAACGCCACCAGATCGGCGATGCCGGTCTTGGCCAGCGCCATCAGTTGATGCAACTGCTCTTCCGAAAACGGCTCGCCCTCGGCGGTGCCCTGAATCTCGACGATGCCGCCGGACCCGGTCATGACGAAATTGGCGTCGGTCTCGGCTGACGAATCCTCCAGATAATCCAGATCCATCACCGACTGGGCGGCGAAGATGCCGCAGGAAATGGCGGCGACGTGGTCCTTGAGCGCCCGGTCGACCTTGGCCATGGAGCGCTCTTCCATCCACTTCAGGCAATCATGCAGCGCGATCCAGGCGCCGGTGATGGCCGCCGTGCGGGTGCCGCCATCGGCCTGGATGACATCGCAATCCACCGTGATCTGACGCTCGCCGAGCGCTTCCAGATCGACCACGGCGCGCAACGAGCGTCCGATCAGCCGCTGGATTTCCAGCGTCCGTCCGCCCTGTTTGCCGGAGCTTGCTTCGCGGCGCATGCGATCGCCGGTGGAGCGCGGCAGCATGCCGTATTCGGCCGTCACCCAGCCCTTGCCACCGTTGCGCAGCCATGGCGGAACCCGCTCTTCGAGGCTCGCGGTGCACAGCACATGGGTATCGCCGAACTTGACCAGGCAGGAGCCCTCGGCATGTTTTGATACGCCGCGTTCAAAGCTGACCGCCCGCATCTGATCTGTTTTCCGGCCCGATGGACGCATGATGTGTCTCCTGAATTTGATTTTTCCGGGTTCTATCGGTGCCGACGCCATTATGCAAAGCAAAACAGCGCCCACGCCGGTAGCCGCCGAGCCCGGTAATTCGTACACTGCCGGGCATGCGTGGCATGCCCCTTCCGTGTTTGCCCGCATGTCCCTATATTCAGAGATGGACGAGCGGCATCGACGACCCCTCAAGGACACAGCGTATGACCATGATCAGCACATCTACATCGGCCGAACTCGCCGGAACGCTCGACGAACGGTCCCGGGAGATTTTCCGCGCGCTGGTGGAAAGCTACATGGATTCAGGCGATCCGCTCGGGTCGCGCAGCCTATCGCGAATGTTGCCGATGTCGCTGTCGCCGGCATCGATCCGCAATGTGATGAGCGACCTTGAAGAACTCGGCCTGATTTACGCGCCGCATGTCAGCGCCGGACGGCTGCCGACTCAGAAAGGCCTGCGGTTCTTTGTCGACGCCTTCATGCAGGTGGGCAATCTGCAACCGGAAATGCGCGAGAACATCGAGCGCCAGGTCCGCCCCGAGGATCCCAGCCGGCCGGTCGAGACGCTGCTGACCGAAGCCAGCCAAATGCTCTCGGGCATGACCCGGGGCGCGGGCCTTGTGATCGCCGCCAAGCAGGACACGATGATCCGTCACATCGAATTCATACGGCTGGATCCGGTCCGGGCTCTGGTCGTGCTGGTGGGCGGCAACGACCAGGTCGAAAACCGGGTCATGCAATTGCCCGAGGGCGTGACCGCCGGGCAATTGACCGAAGCCGCCAATTTCCTCAATGCCCACCTTGCCGGCCGCACATTGTCGGAAGTGCGTAGCGAGCTCGAACGCATTTCCGAGGAAGTGCGCAATGAACTCGATGTGCTGTCACGCGATCTTGTCGAGCGCGGCCTCGCCGTCTGGGCAGGCACCGAGGACAAGGGCGCAGCGCGGCTGATCGTGCGCGGTCGTGGCAATCTGCTCGATGGCTTGACCGCCGGCGACGAACTTGACCGGCTGCGGATGCTGTTTGACGAGCTTGAGCGCAAGGAAAGCCTGGTTGAACTGATGACGCTGGCCGAACAGGGTCCGGGCGTGCGCATTTTCATCGGCTCAGAGAACAAGCTTTTCTCGCTGTCGGGATCGTCACTGATCGTTGCTCCCTGGCGCGATGCCGAGGACAAGGTGGTCGGCGCGGTCGGCATTATCGGCCCCACCCGGCTGAATTATGCCCGGATCGTGCCGATGGTCGATTACACCGCGCAACTGGTGTCCAGGCTGGTGCGCAACTAGATCCGGCCCAGCCGCGGCAGA
This DNA window, taken from Hoeflea algicola, encodes the following:
- the hrcA gene encoding heat-inducible transcriptional repressor HrcA, with amino-acid sequence MTMISTSTSAELAGTLDERSREIFRALVESYMDSGDPLGSRSLSRMLPMSLSPASIRNVMSDLEELGLIYAPHVSAGRLPTQKGLRFFVDAFMQVGNLQPEMRENIERQVRPEDPSRPVETLLTEASQMLSGMTRGAGLVIAAKQDTMIRHIEFIRLDPVRALVVLVGGNDQVENRVMQLPEGVTAGQLTEAANFLNAHLAGRTLSEVRSELERISEEVRNELDVLSRDLVERGLAVWAGTEDKGAARLIVRGRGNLLDGLTAGDELDRLRMLFDELERKESLVELMTLAEQGPGVRIFIGSENKLFSLSGSSLIVAPWRDAEDKVVGAVGIIGPTRLNYARIVPMVDYTAQLVSRLVRN
- the rph gene encoding ribonuclease PH; protein product: MRPSGRKTDQMRAVSFERGVSKHAEGSCLVKFGDTHVLCTASLEERVPPWLRNGGKGWVTAEYGMLPRSTGDRMRREASSGKQGGRTLEIQRLIGRSLRAVVDLEALGERQITVDCDVIQADGGTRTAAITGAWIALHDCLKWMEERSMAKVDRALKDHVAAISCGIFAAQSVMDLDYLEDSSAETDANFVMTGSGGIVEIQGTAEGEPFSEEQLHQLMALAKTGIADLVALQKSTVA